The Ascochyta rabiei chromosome 5, complete sequence genome has a segment encoding these proteins:
- a CDS encoding Isoleucine--tRNA ligase, which produces MSIDFPKEEERILKRWEEIDAFLTQVELSKGKDPYTFYDGPPFATGMPHYGHLLASTIKDIIPRYWSMNGRYVERRFGWDTHGVPIEYEIDKELGMSGRDAVREIGIAKYNEKCRAIVMRYATEWRHTINRLGRWIDFDNDYKTMNTSFMESEWWVFKQLYEKNAVYRGFKVMPYSTELATPLSNFEASQNYKDVQDPAVVVTFPLVEDPNTCLLAWTTTPWTLPMNTGLCAHPDFEYVKIHDEASGKHYILLEALLRTLYKDPKKAKFKIVQKLKGKDLLGWKYEPLFDYLYDEFKDFGFKVLNDGYVTADSGVGIVHQAPAYGEDDYRVAKEHGVINEDRLPPNPVDDAGKYTSVVRDFEGQHVKAADKGIIKHLKASGRLIVDSQLLHSYPFCWRSDTPLIYRTVPSWFIKIQDIKEKMLENIQGSHWVPSFVKEKRFANWIQNSPDWAVSRNRFWGTPLPLWVSDDGKEVVCVGSVEELKKLSGYEGELTDIHRDKIDDITIPSQQGKGVLRRTPEVFDCWFESGSMPYASAHYPFENVEQFEKSFPGDFIAEGLDQTRGWFYTLTVLGTHLFGKLPFKNCVVNGIVLAEDGKKMSKRLKNYPDPLGVMESYGSDALRLYLINSPVVRAETLRFKEAGVKDIVSKVLLPLWNSYQFFDQQVALLKKVADLHFEFDPAAEKTNTNVLDRWILASCQSLLKFVNAEMAAYRLYTVVPRLLELIDNTTNWYIRFNRRRLKGEYGLEDTKHALNTLFEVLYTLCRGLAPFTPFITDNIYLRLLPHIPKELRAEDDRSVHFLPYPTVREELFDEDVERQVKRMQSVIELGRICRDRANKGLKTPLKALVVIHPDQQYLDDIKSLQNYILEELNVRDLVLSSDEEKYNVQYTATADFSILGKKLKKDAVKVKKALPNLKSQEIKDYIKKGEITIEGIKLEGEDLLVKRGLAKDAESKDQEFNTDNDVLIILDVASYPELEQEGLAREVIRRVQDLRKKAGLVPTDDVGMEYKILSDPENVGLEAAFENQGPLFEKSLRRNVDKHTVTELDGKITEKNKDTVIAEEEQEIQKATFLLRLIKL; this is translated from the exons ATGTCGATTGACTTTCCAAAGGAAGAGGAGCGTATCCTCAAGCGCTGGGAGGAGATTGACGCCTTCCTGACGCAGGTCGAACTG TCCAAAGGCAAGGACCCTTACACCTTCTACGATGGACCGCCCTTCGCAACAGGAATGCCTCACTATGGCCATCTTCTAGCCTCGACCATCAAGGATATTATCCCGCGATACTGGTCCATGAACGGACGATATGTCGAGCGCCGATTTGGTTGGGACACCCACGGCGTGCCCATCGAGTACGAGATTGACAAGGAGCTGGGAATGTCCGGTCGTGACGCCGTGAGAGAGATCGGAATCGCAAAGTACAACGAGAAGTGCAGGGCTATTGTCATGCGCTATGCGACCGAGTGGAGGCACACGATCAACAGGCTAGGGCGCTGGATAGACTTCGACAACGACTACAAGACCATGAACACAAGCTTCATGGAGTCTGAGTGGTGGGTGTTCAAGCAGCTCTACGAGAAGAACGCCGTCTACCGTGGCTTCAAGGTCATGCCTTACAGCACCGAGCTGGCCACGCCCCTCAGCAACTTCGAAGCCTCGCAGAACTACAAGGATGTTCAGGACCCCGCTGTGGTCGTCACTTTCCCTCTCGTTGAGGATCCGAACACATGTCTGCTGGCATGGACCACCACACCATGGACCCTACCCATGAACACCGGACTCTGCGCGCATCCCGACTTCGAGTACGTCAAAATTCACGACGAAGCCTCCGGAAAGCACTATATTCTGCTTGAAGCACTGTTGCGAACACTTTACAAGGACCCGAAGAAGGCAAAATTCAAGATTGTGCAGAAGCTCAAGGGCAAGGACCTACTTGGGTGGAAATACGAGCCGCTGTTCGACTATCTGTACGACGAATTCAAGGACTTTGGCTTCAAGGTGTTGAACGACGGATACGTTACGGCTGACAGTGGTGTGGGTATCGTTCATCAGGCACCCGCCTACGGTGAAGACGATTACCGAGTCGCCAAGGAACACGGCGTTATCAACGAGGACCGCCTTCCGCCCAACCCCGTCGACGATGCCGGCAAATACACATCGGTTGTGCGCGACTTTGAAGGTCAGCACGTCAAGGCTGCAGACAAGGGCATTATCAAGCACCTGAAGGCGAGTGGCAGGCTCATCGTGGACTCTCAGCTCCTGCATAGTTATCCTTTCTGCTGGCGTTCCGACACACCGCTGATCTACCGGACTGTCCCATCTTGGTTCATCAAGATTCAGGACATCAAGGAGAAGATGCTCGAAAATATTCAGGGTTCGCACTGGGTGCCTTCTTTCGTCAAGGAGAAGCGCTTCGCAAACTGGATTCAGAACTCGCCAGATTGGGCGGTTTCAAGGAACCGCTTCTGGGGTACACCACTACCTCTGTGGGTCAGCGATGACGGCAAGGAGGTTGTTTGTGTTGGCAGTGTTGAGGAGTTGAAGAAGCTCAGCGGTTACGAGGGCGAGCTTACTGACATCCATCGTGACAAGATTGACGATATCACCATCCCCAGCCAACAAGGCAAGGGCGTTCTGAGGAGAACACCTGAAGTTTTCGACTGCTGGTTCGAGTCTGGATCCATGCCATACGCAAGTGCACACTACCCCTTCGAGAACGTCGAGCAATTTGAGAAGTCGTTCCCTGGTGACTTCATCGCAGAGGGTCTTGACCAAACTCGCGGATGGTTCTACACACTGACAGTACTCGGAACACATCTGTTTGGCAAGCTGCCATTCAAGAACTGTGTCGTCAATGGCATCGTGCTTGCAGAAGACGGCAAAAAGATGTCAAAGCGTCTGAAGAACTACCCTGACCCTCTTGGTGTGATGGAGAGTTACGGTTCAGACGCCCTGCGATTGTACCTTATCAACTCGCCTGTGGTTCGCGCCGAGACACTTCGCTTCAAGGAGGCAGGTGTCAAGGATATCGTCTCCAAGGTGCTGCTGCCCCTTTGGAACAGCTACCAGTTCTTCGATCAGCAGGTTGCCCTCCTGAAAAAGGTGGCCGATCTTCATTTCGAGTTCGACCCTGCTGCTGAGAAGACCAACACCAACGTTCTCGACCGATGGATCTTGGCATCTTGCCAGTCGCTGCTTAAGTTTGTTAACGCCGAGATGGCTGCGTACCGACTGTACACTGTCGTCCCGCGCCTGCTTGAG CTTATCGACAACACCACTAATTGGTACATTCGATTCAACCGCCGCCGTCTTAAGGGCGAATACGGTCTAGAAGACACAAAGCATGCCCTTAACACCTTGTTCGAGGTCCTGTACACCCTCTGCCGAGGTCTCGCCCCCTTCACCCCCTTCATCACCGACAACATCTACCTCCGTCTTCTTCCCCACATTCCCAAGGAACTCCGCGCCGAGGATGACCGCAGTGTGCACTTCCTTCCTTACCCGACCGTGCGTGAAGAGCTTTTTGATGAGGACGTCGAGCGTCAAGTCAAGCGCATGCAGTCAGTCATCGAGCTTGGACGTATTTGCCGTGATCGCGCCAACAAGGGCTTGAAGACTCCCTTGAAGGCTCTGGTCGTTATCCACCCCGACCAGCAATACCTCGACGACATCAAGTCGCTGCAGAATTACATCTTAGAGGAGCTGAACGTCCGTGATCTTGTGCTGTCGAGTGACGAAGAGAAGTACAATGTCCAGTACACAGCGACTGCCGACTTCTCTATCTTGGGCAAGAAGCTCAAGAAGGATGCGGTCAAGGTCAAGAAGGCTCTACCCAACCTCAAGAGTCAGGAGATCAAGGACTACATCAAGAAGGGCGAGATCACCATCGAAGGCATCAAGCTGGAGGGCGAGGACCTGCTGGTCAAGCGAGGATTGGCAAAGGACGCCGAAAGCAAGGACCAAGAGTTTAACACCGACAACGATGTCCTCATCATTCTCGATGTTGCCAGCTACCCCGAGCTTGAGCAAGAGGGTCTAGCTCGTGAGGTCATCCGTCGTGTACAAGATCTGCGAAAGAAGGCTGGTCTCGTTCCCACAGATGATGTAGGTATGGAGTACAAGATTCTGAGTGACCCCGAGAACGTAGGCCTGGAGGCAGCGTTCGAAAACCAGGGGCCTCTCTTCGAGAAGTCACTGAGAAGAAATGTCGACAAGCACACCGTCACCGAGTTGGACGGCAAGATTACTGAGAAGAACAAGGACACAGTCATAGctgaggaggagcaggagatCCAGAAGGCCACCTTCTTGTTGAGACTTATCAAGTTGTAA
- a CDS encoding Formyltetrahydrofolate deformylase, protein MAGSDHFLTLSCPDKAGIVYAVTGLLAKENLTILDLQQFSDPASKTFFMRVHFGHATELSALQKSMADLAGEMNMTYDIRSVDTKPKVLIMVSKIGHCLNDLLFRVKSGQLKIEVPIIVSNHPEFADMAKAHGIEFHHLPVTKDTKTQQESQILELIKQHNIDLVILARYMQVLSPRLCTEMSGKIINIHHSFLPSFKGAKPYHQAYERGVKIIGATAHFVTADLDEGPIIEQRIARVDHALSPNELVVEGSNVESQVLAAAVKWWSEKRVFLNGAKTVVFN, encoded by the coding sequence ATGGCCGGCTCTGACCACTTCCTCACTCTGTCCTGCCCGGACAAGGCAGGTATTGTCTACGCTGTCACGGGCCTACTTGCGAAGGAGAACCTCACCATTCTCGACCTGCAGCAATTCTCCGACCCGGCGTCGAAGACTTTCTTCATGCGTGTGCACTTTGGACATGCGACCGAGCTCTCTGCCCTTCAGAAGTCAATGGCCGATCTTGCCGGGGAGATGAACATGACATACGACATCCGCTCCGTAGACACAAAGCCCAAGGTCTTGATCATGGTATCGAAGATCGGGCATTGCTTGAACGACCTCCTTTTCCGCGTCAAGTCCGGACAGCTGAAGATCGAAGTTCCGATCATCGTGTCAAACCATCCCGAGTTCGCAGACATGGCCAAGGCGCATGGAATCGAGTTCCACCACCTGCCTGTCACCAAGGATACCAAGACGCAGCAGGAGAGCCAGATCCTGGAGCTCATCAAGCAGCACAACATTGATCTTGTCATCCTGGCGCGATACATGCAGGTCCTGTCTCCTCGCCTGTGCACCGAGATGTCTGGCAAGATCATCAACATCCACCACTCTTTCTTGCCATCTTTCAAGGGCGCGAAACCTTACCACCAGGCCTATGAGCGCGGTGTGAAAATCATCGGTGCAACTGCGCACTTTGTGACTGCGGATTTGGACGAGGGCCCCATCATCGAGCAGCGTATTGCGCGGGTCGACCATGCGTTGAGTCCGAATGAGTTGGTTGTTGAGGGTAGTAACGTTGAAAGCCAGGTGCTTGCTGCTGCCGTCAAGTGGTGGAGCGAGAAGCGCGTGTTCCTGAACGGTGCCAAGACTGTTGTGTTTAATTAG